One region of Streptomyces subrutilus genomic DNA includes:
- a CDS encoding CoA-acylating methylmalonate-semialdehyde dehydrogenase, giving the protein MKTVNHWIGGKTVEGASGNYGPVTDPATGEVTTQVALASAAEVDAAVQVAKEAFQTWGQSSLAARTKVLFAYRALLDAHRDAIAELITAEHGKVHSDALGEVARGLEIVELACGITTQLKGELSTSVSNRVDVSAIRQPLGVVAGITPFNFPAMVPMWMFPLAVACGNTFILKPSEKDPSASVKLAELMTEAGLPAGVLNVVHGDKVAVDALLAHPDIAAVSFVGSTPIARHIHTTASANGKRVQALGGAKNHMLVLPDADLDAAADAAVSAAYGSAGERCMAISAVVAVGSIADTLVEKIRERAEKIKIGPGNDPDSEMGPLITAAHRDKVASYVQGAAAQGADVILDGTGYTVEGKENGHWIGLSLLDNVKTDSDAYRDEIFGPVLCVLRAETYEEGVALINASPFGNGTAIFTRDGGAARRFQLEVQAGMVGVNVPIPVPVGYHSFGGWKDSLFGDHHVYGNDGIHFYTRGKVVTTRWPDPSDAPAGVDLGFPRNH; this is encoded by the coding sequence ATGAAGACCGTCAACCACTGGATCGGTGGCAAGACCGTCGAGGGCGCGTCGGGCAACTACGGCCCGGTCACCGACCCGGCCACCGGCGAGGTCACCACGCAGGTCGCGCTCGCCTCCGCCGCGGAGGTGGACGCGGCCGTACAGGTCGCGAAGGAGGCCTTCCAGACCTGGGGCCAGTCCTCGCTCGCCGCCCGTACCAAGGTGCTGTTCGCCTACCGCGCCCTGCTGGACGCCCACCGCGACGCCATCGCCGAGCTGATCACCGCCGAGCACGGCAAGGTGCACTCGGACGCGCTGGGCGAGGTCGCCCGCGGCCTGGAGATCGTCGAGCTGGCCTGCGGGATCACCACGCAGCTCAAGGGCGAGCTGTCGACCTCGGTCTCCAACCGCGTCGACGTCTCCGCCATCCGCCAGCCGCTGGGCGTGGTCGCGGGCATCACCCCGTTCAACTTCCCGGCGATGGTCCCGATGTGGATGTTCCCGCTGGCCGTGGCCTGCGGAAACACCTTCATCCTCAAGCCCAGCGAGAAGGACCCCTCCGCCTCCGTCAAGCTCGCCGAGCTGATGACCGAGGCCGGTCTGCCCGCGGGCGTGCTCAACGTGGTCCACGGAGACAAGGTCGCGGTGGACGCCCTGCTGGCCCACCCGGACATCGCGGCCGTCTCCTTCGTGGGCTCGACCCCGATCGCCCGCCACATCCACACCACCGCCTCCGCCAACGGCAAGCGCGTCCAGGCGCTGGGCGGCGCGAAGAACCACATGCTGGTGCTCCCCGACGCCGACCTGGACGCGGCCGCCGACGCGGCCGTCTCGGCCGCCTACGGCTCGGCAGGCGAGCGCTGCATGGCGATCTCCGCCGTCGTGGCCGTCGGCTCCATCGCCGACACCCTCGTCGAGAAGATCCGCGAGCGCGCCGAGAAGATCAAGATCGGCCCCGGCAACGACCCCGACTCCGAGATGGGCCCGCTGATCACGGCCGCCCACCGCGACAAGGTCGCCTCGTACGTCCAGGGCGCGGCCGCCCAGGGCGCCGACGTCATCCTGGACGGCACCGGCTACACGGTCGAGGGCAAGGAGAACGGCCACTGGATCGGCCTGTCCCTGCTCGACAACGTGAAGACCGACTCCGACGCCTACCGCGACGAGATCTTCGGCCCGGTGCTGTGCGTGCTGCGCGCGGAGACCTACGAGGAGGGCGTGGCCCTCATCAACGCCTCGCCGTTCGGCAACGGCACCGCGATCTTCACCCGCGACGGCGGCGCGGCCCGCCGCTTCCAGCTGGAGGTCCAGGCGGGCATGGTCGGCGTCAACGTCCCGATCCCGGTGCCGGTGGGCTACCACTCCTTCGGCGGCTGGAAGGACTCGCTCTTCGGCGACCACCACGTCTACGGCAACGACGGCATCCACTTCTACACCCGCGGCAAGGTCGTCACGACCCGCTGGCCCGACCCCTCGGACGCCCCGGCGGGCGTCGACCTGGGCTTCCCCCGCAACCACTGA
- a CDS encoding S8 family peptidase, which yields MTAFAALLPAAALLATAGTATALPPPHSDATAGAETAPYVVVLKGAPKENSPRVPARALALAAEAAGAGDEVSAVYDTVLDGFAVRTTAARAAALAADPRVASVEPDAEFHTTDTQPQAPWPLDRIDQRALPLDGSYTYPTRGDGVTVYVIDTGINTRHQEFGGRARAGYNGLFLTGSGDCNGHGTHVAATVGGQTYGVAKGVSLVSVKVADCRGSGRLSAMVGGIEWMVRHAARTPATPAVANMSMGGTRSYALEGAVARAVASGITFVVAAGNDGRDACAGSPASVPQAVTVAATDAADRRARFSNHGRCVDISAPGVSVVSAWKGSATATARSSGTSMAAPHVAGVAALIRADGTGRTPAQVAAALTHGAVPDRITGLPAGTPNLLLHTPTAR from the coding sequence ATGACCGCATTCGCCGCCCTCCTCCCGGCCGCCGCCCTCCTCGCGACGGCCGGCACGGCCACCGCCCTGCCGCCGCCGCACTCCGACGCCACCGCCGGCGCCGAAACCGCCCCGTACGTCGTCGTCCTGAAGGGCGCTCCGAAGGAGAACTCCCCCCGGGTGCCCGCCCGCGCCCTGGCGTTGGCCGCCGAGGCGGCCGGCGCCGGCGACGAGGTCTCGGCCGTCTACGACACCGTCCTGGACGGGTTCGCCGTCCGCACCACCGCCGCCCGCGCCGCCGCCCTGGCCGCCGACCCCCGGGTCGCCTCGGTGGAGCCGGACGCGGAGTTCCACACCACCGACACCCAGCCCCAGGCCCCCTGGCCGCTGGACCGGATCGACCAGCGCGCGCTGCCGCTCGACGGCTCGTACACGTACCCGACCAGGGGGGACGGCGTCACCGTCTACGTCATCGACACCGGGATCAACACCCGCCACCAGGAGTTCGGCGGCCGCGCCCGCGCCGGCTACAACGGGCTGTTCCTCACGGGCTCCGGGGACTGCAACGGCCACGGCACGCACGTCGCGGCGACCGTGGGCGGGCAGACGTACGGGGTCGCGAAGGGGGTCTCCCTCGTCTCGGTGAAGGTGGCCGACTGCCGGGGCTCCGGGCGGCTTTCGGCCATGGTCGGCGGTATCGAGTGGATGGTGAGGCACGCCGCCCGGACCCCCGCCACCCCGGCCGTCGCCAACATGAGCATGGGCGGCACCCGCAGCTACGCCTTGGAGGGGGCTGTCGCCCGGGCCGTCGCCTCCGGGATCACCTTCGTCGTCGCCGCCGGCAACGACGGCAGGGACGCCTGCGCCGGATCCCCGGCCTCCGTACCGCAGGCCGTCACGGTCGCCGCGACCGACGCCGCGGACCGGCGCGCGCGGTTCTCCAACCACGGCCGCTGCGTGGACATCTCGGCGCCCGGCGTGTCCGTCGTCTCGGCGTGGAAGGGCTCCGCCACGGCCACGGCCCGCTCCTCCGGCACCTCGATGGCCGCCCCGCACGTGGCCGGGGTCGCGGCGCTGATCCGCGCCGACGGCACGGGCCGGACCCCGGCGCAGGTGGCCGCGGCGCTGACGCACGGCGCCGTGCCCGACCGGATCACCGGACTGCCCGCAGGCACCCCCAACCTCCTGCTCCACACCCCGACCGCGCGCTGA
- the iolD gene encoding 3D-(3,5/4)-trihydroxycyclohexane-1,2-dione acylhydrolase (decyclizing), with translation MKLTVAQALVAFLARQYSERDGRRHRLIAATWGIFGHGNVAGIGQALLETGPRSMPFLQGRNEQAMVHAAVGYARQSGRLSAHAVTTSIGPGATNLVTGAALATINRIPVLLLPGDTFATRPADPVLQQLEVPYAGDVSVNDALRPVSRHFDRITRPEALIPAALQAMRVLTDPVQTGAVTLALPQDVQAEAYDWPEEFFAERVWGVRRPRPDRAELAAAALAVRSADRPLIVAGGGIRHSGAGAALARFAEATGIPVATTQAGKGALPYDHPAEVGGIGHTGTATADGLAREADLVIAAGTRLTDFTTASATLFRNPAVRFIGLNLDPYDAHKLAALPLVADAREGLDELRAALAGHRVDPAYEAGYGERKTDWEVRVDRAFATPEEDLPPTQAQVLGLLDALVDDTDILINAAGSLPGDLHKLWRARSGDQYHVEYGYSCMGYEIPAAIGVALAAPGRPVWALVGDGTYLMNPTEIVTAVQEGVPLRMVILDNHGYASIGGLSGTVGGEGFGTAYRFRGPDGTYTGEPLPVDLAANAASLGMAVIRARTVRDLREALAEARSASRPTCVYTQTRTPDTVSGPPPAQAWWDVPVAETATRKAAAEAREEYDRQAAQRRRHL, from the coding sequence ATGAAACTCACCGTCGCCCAGGCCCTCGTCGCCTTCCTCGCCCGCCAGTACAGCGAGCGCGACGGCCGGCGCCACCGGCTCATCGCGGCCACCTGGGGGATCTTCGGGCACGGGAACGTGGCGGGCATCGGCCAGGCCCTGCTGGAGACCGGCCCCCGGTCCATGCCCTTCCTCCAGGGCCGCAACGAGCAGGCCATGGTGCACGCCGCCGTCGGATACGCCCGCCAGAGCGGGCGGCTCTCCGCCCACGCCGTGACCACCTCCATCGGGCCCGGCGCCACCAACCTCGTCACCGGCGCCGCCCTCGCCACGATCAACCGGATCCCGGTGCTCCTGCTGCCCGGGGACACCTTCGCCACCCGGCCCGCCGACCCCGTCCTCCAGCAGCTGGAGGTCCCCTACGCGGGCGACGTCTCCGTCAACGACGCCCTGCGGCCCGTCTCCCGCCACTTCGACCGGATCACCCGCCCCGAGGCCCTGATCCCGGCCGCCCTCCAGGCCATGCGCGTCCTCACCGACCCCGTCCAGACCGGGGCCGTCACCCTCGCGCTGCCGCAGGACGTCCAGGCGGAGGCGTACGACTGGCCCGAGGAGTTCTTCGCCGAGCGCGTGTGGGGCGTGCGCCGGCCCCGGCCCGACCGCGCCGAGCTGGCCGCGGCGGCCCTGGCCGTACGGTCGGCCGACCGCCCCCTGATCGTCGCCGGGGGCGGGATCCGGCACAGCGGGGCCGGGGCGGCGCTGGCGCGGTTCGCCGAAGCCACCGGGATTCCGGTGGCCACGACCCAGGCGGGCAAGGGCGCGCTCCCGTACGACCACCCCGCCGAGGTCGGCGGGATCGGGCACACGGGGACGGCGACCGCCGACGGCCTGGCCCGGGAGGCCGACCTCGTCATCGCCGCCGGGACCCGGCTGACCGACTTCACCACCGCCTCCGCGACCCTATTCAGGAACCCGGCCGTCCGGTTCATCGGCCTCAACCTCGACCCGTACGACGCCCACAAACTGGCCGCCCTGCCGCTGGTCGCCGACGCCCGCGAGGGCCTCGACGAGCTCCGGGCAGCGCTCGCCGGCCACCGGGTGGACCCCGCCTACGAGGCCGGGTACGGGGAGCGCAAGACGGACTGGGAGGTCCGCGTCGACCGGGCCTTCGCCACCCCCGAGGAGGACCTCCCGCCCACCCAGGCGCAGGTCCTCGGCCTGCTCGACGCCCTCGTCGACGACACCGACATCCTGATCAACGCGGCCGGCTCGCTCCCCGGCGACCTGCACAAGCTGTGGCGGGCCCGCTCGGGCGACCAGTACCACGTGGAGTACGGCTACTCCTGCATGGGCTACGAGATCCCCGCCGCGATCGGCGTCGCCCTCGCCGCGCCCGGCCGCCCGGTTTGGGCGCTGGTCGGCGACGGCACCTACCTGATGAACCCGACCGAGATCGTCACGGCGGTCCAGGAGGGCGTGCCGCTCAGGATGGTCATCCTGGACAACCACGGCTATGCCTCCATCGGCGGCCTGTCGGGGACCGTGGGCGGCGAGGGCTTCGGCACCGCGTACCGCTTCCGTGGGCCCGACGGCACGTACACGGGCGAGCCCCTTCCGGTGGACCTCGCGGCCAACGCGGCCTCCCTCGGAATGGCCGTGATCCGCGCCCGGACCGTGCGTGACCTGCGCGAAGCCCTCGCGGAGGCCCGCTCGGCAAGCCGTCCCACATGTGTCTACACACAGACCCGAACGCCCGACACTGTGTCGGGCCCACCCCCCGCACAGGCGTGGTGGGATGTTCCTGTGGCCGAGACCGCGACCCGCAAGGCGGCGGCCGAGGCCCGTGAAGAGTACGACCGGCAAGCCGCGCAGCGACGTCGCCATCTGTGA
- a CDS encoding sugar phosphate isomerase/epimerase family protein, whose protein sequence is MTSSPPALTRIRVGSAPDSWGVWFPDDPAQTPWERFLDEVADAGYAWIELGPYGYLPTDPARLAEETAKRGLRVSAGTVFTGLHHGPAVWEDTWEHVSRIAALTQAMGAAHLVVIPSFWRDDKTGEVLEDRTLTPAQWRELASQTERLGREVRDRYGLRIVVHPHADTHIDTPGNVARFLDATDPGLVSLCLDTGHYAYCGGDSVQAIETFAERIGYLHLKQVDPRILAEVVAEQLPFGPAVGRGVMCEPPAGVPALEPVLAAAQRLGVDLFAIVEQDMYPCEPDRPLPIARRTRAYLRSCGAR, encoded by the coding sequence ATGACGTCCTCCCCGCCCGCGTTGACCCGTATCCGCGTCGGTTCGGCTCCGGACTCCTGGGGTGTCTGGTTTCCCGACGACCCCGCCCAGACCCCCTGGGAGCGGTTCCTCGACGAGGTCGCCGACGCCGGGTACGCATGGATCGAGCTCGGCCCGTACGGCTACCTGCCCACCGATCCCGCGCGGCTCGCCGAGGAGACGGCCAAGCGCGGGCTGCGGGTCTCGGCCGGTACCGTCTTCACCGGACTCCATCACGGGCCCGCCGTGTGGGAGGACACCTGGGAGCACGTGTCGCGGATCGCGGCGCTCACCCAGGCCATGGGCGCCGCGCATCTCGTGGTCATCCCCTCCTTCTGGCGGGACGACAAGACCGGCGAGGTGCTGGAGGACCGCACCCTCACCCCCGCACAGTGGCGTGAACTGGCCTCCCAGACCGAGCGGCTGGGCCGTGAGGTGCGGGACCGCTACGGCCTGCGGATCGTGGTCCACCCCCATGCCGACACGCACATCGACACCCCCGGGAACGTGGCGCGGTTCCTGGACGCCACCGACCCCGGCCTCGTCTCGCTCTGCCTGGACACCGGTCACTACGCCTACTGCGGGGGCGACAGCGTCCAGGCGATCGAGACCTTCGCCGAGCGGATCGGCTACCTGCACCTGAAGCAGGTGGACCCGCGGATCCTCGCCGAAGTGGTCGCGGAACAGCTGCCGTTCGGTCCGGCCGTGGGCCGCGGGGTGATGTGCGAACCGCCGGCGGGGGTGCCGGCGCTGGAGCCGGTGCTGGCGGCCGCCCAGCGGCTCGGCGTGGACCTGTTCGCCATCGTGGAACAGGACATGTACCCCTGCGAGCCCGACCGTCCGCTGCCGATCGCCCGGCGCACCCGCGCCTACCTGCGCTCCTGCGGCGCCCGCTGA
- the iolC gene encoding 5-dehydro-2-deoxygluconokinase — protein sequence MGRIGVDLYPLTTGVPLAEADTFGKFLGGSPANVAVAAARLGRRVALISRTGADPFGAYLRAELREFGVDGRWVAEVADHPTPITFCEIFPPDRFPLYFYRLPKAPDLEIAAEELDLEAIRGARVFWMTGTGLSEEPSRTATLAALEARAKSGTTVFDLDWRPTLWREKPGAHYERALALATVAVGNAEECEIATGESEPYAAARALLAAGVELAVVKRGPEGVLAVHRDGTVAEVPPVPVRVVNGLGAGDAFGGALCHGLLAGWDLAAVMRYANAAGAIVASRLACASAMPVRDEVEEVLGRAGGV from the coding sequence ATGGGGCGCATCGGGGTGGATCTCTACCCGTTGACGACCGGCGTACCACTGGCGGAGGCGGACACCTTCGGCAAGTTCCTGGGCGGCTCCCCGGCCAACGTGGCCGTCGCGGCCGCCCGGCTGGGCCGCCGCGTGGCGCTGATCAGCCGCACCGGCGCGGATCCCTTCGGCGCCTATCTGCGCGCCGAGCTGCGTGAGTTCGGGGTGGACGGGCGATGGGTGGCCGAGGTGGCCGACCACCCCACCCCGATCACCTTCTGCGAGATCTTCCCGCCCGACCGCTTCCCGCTGTACTTCTACCGGCTGCCCAAGGCCCCGGATCTGGAGATCGCGGCGGAGGAGCTGGACCTGGAGGCGATCCGCGGGGCCCGGGTGTTCTGGATGACGGGCACCGGCCTGAGCGAGGAGCCGAGCCGCACGGCCACGCTCGCCGCCCTGGAGGCCCGGGCGAAGTCCGGGACCACCGTCTTCGACCTGGACTGGCGGCCGACGCTGTGGCGCGAGAAGCCCGGCGCGCACTACGAGCGGGCGCTGGCGCTGGCCACGGTGGCCGTCGGCAACGCCGAGGAGTGCGAGATCGCCACCGGCGAGTCGGAGCCGTACGCGGCGGCGCGGGCGCTGCTCGCCGCCGGGGTGGAACTGGCGGTGGTCAAACGGGGCCCGGAGGGCGTGCTGGCCGTCCACCGCGACGGGACGGTGGCGGAGGTCCCGCCGGTTCCCGTCCGGGTGGTGAACGGGCTGGGCGCCGGGGACGCGTTCGGGGGCGCCCTGTGCCACGGGCTGCTCGCCGGGTGGGACCTGGCGGCGGTCATGCGGTACGCGAACGCGGCCGGGGCGATCGTGGCCTCCCGGCTGGCGTGCGCGTCGGCCATGCCGGTCCGCGACGAGGTCGAGGAGGTGCTGGGCCGTGCCGGTGGTGTCTGA
- a CDS encoding helix-turn-helix transcriptional regulator translates to MSDRQLWSYKEIAAHIRVQPDTVRSYRKHGLLPAPDHVEGGKPYWYADTIRGWVARRPGNRGRRED, encoded by the coding sequence ATGAGCGACCGACAGCTGTGGTCCTACAAGGAGATCGCCGCCCACATCCGGGTCCAGCCCGACACGGTGCGCTCCTACCGGAAGCACGGCCTGCTTCCCGCTCCCGACCACGTGGAGGGCGGCAAGCCCTACTGGTACGCCGATACGATCCGCGGCTGGGTGGCCCGACGCCCCGGCAACCGGGGGCGCCGCGAGGACTGA
- a CDS encoding Gfo/Idh/MocA family protein codes for MSSTLGIAVIGTGKMGADHVRRIGRTVGGARVVAVADPDGDRVKEVAGALAGAVAHTDPAAAIAAPGVEAVLIASPGPAHEEAIGHALERGLPVLCEKPLTPDPAGALRIMEAEQRLGRRLVQVGFMRRYDTEYERLKELLDAGGIGRPLFLHCRHRNASSPSFFTSDMLISDSVVHEVDAARWLLGQEITAVSVLSPTPSSAAPEGLRDPRLVLLETSGGAVVDVEIFVNCGFGYQVQCEAVGESGSARIGDGHAMVVQSAGRWGGEIDQDFTVRFADAYDRQLRRWVAAAARGGVAGPDAWDGYAAAAVSEAGLTAARTGVRTPVTLVDRPPLYR; via the coding sequence ATGAGCAGCACCCTCGGCATCGCCGTCATCGGCACGGGGAAGATGGGCGCCGACCACGTCCGCCGGATCGGGCGGACGGTCGGCGGGGCCCGGGTGGTGGCGGTGGCCGATCCGGACGGGGACCGGGTCAAGGAGGTCGCGGGCGCCCTGGCGGGCGCCGTCGCGCACACCGATCCGGCGGCCGCGATAGCCGCGCCCGGGGTGGAGGCCGTGCTGATCGCCTCCCCGGGGCCCGCCCACGAGGAGGCGATCGGGCACGCCCTGGAGCGGGGGCTGCCGGTGCTGTGCGAGAAGCCGCTGACGCCCGATCCGGCGGGTGCGCTGCGCATCATGGAGGCCGAGCAGCGGCTGGGGCGGCGCCTGGTCCAGGTGGGCTTCATGCGCCGGTACGACACCGAGTACGAACGCCTGAAGGAGCTGCTGGACGCGGGCGGGATCGGCCGCCCGCTCTTCCTGCACTGCCGGCACCGCAATGCCTCCTCGCCGTCCTTCTTCACCAGCGACATGCTGATCAGCGATTCCGTGGTGCACGAGGTGGACGCGGCCCGCTGGCTGCTGGGGCAGGAGATCACGGCGGTGTCCGTGCTCTCGCCGACGCCTTCCTCGGCGGCTCCGGAGGGGCTGCGCGATCCCCGGCTGGTGCTGCTGGAGACCTCGGGCGGGGCCGTGGTGGACGTGGAGATCTTCGTCAACTGCGGCTTCGGCTACCAGGTGCAGTGCGAGGCGGTCGGGGAGTCCGGCAGCGCCCGGATCGGTGACGGTCACGCGATGGTGGTGCAGTCGGCGGGCCGGTGGGGCGGGGAGATCGACCAGGACTTCACGGTGCGCTTCGCCGACGCCTACGACCGCCAGCTGCGGCGCTGGGTGGCCGCGGCGGCGCGGGGCGGGGTGGCCGGGCCGGACGCGTGGGACGGCTACGCGGCCGCCGCCGTCTCCGAGGCGGGCCTGACGGCCGCGCGCACCGGCGTGCGCACCCCGGTGACCCTGGTGGACCGGCCCCCTCTCTACCGCTGA
- the iolB gene encoding 5-deoxy-glucuronate isomerase — protein sequence MEWTRLTVLALEPGEVYAHACGEAEWIVLPLSGAATVHCGGSAPDPGPDPAPPASEARGSGGGARGSGPQVFELRGRAGVFDGPSDFAYLPRDGHAEVTSADGGRFALAGARCDNALPARYGPAEAVPVELRGAGQCSRQVNNFAAAGPAGFACDRLIAVEVLTPGGNWSSYPPHKHDEHHPGEESRLEEIYYFEIAPHGDTPGLGYQRVSPSPAGKTDVLAEVRTGDAVLIPDGWHGPSIAAPGHDMYYLNVMAGPGASREWLIRDHPDHGWIRATWPGQDIDPRLPYPKAPETAPQTEAPR from the coding sequence ATGGAATGGACGAGGCTGACCGTCCTCGCGCTGGAACCGGGCGAGGTGTACGCGCACGCGTGCGGCGAGGCGGAGTGGATCGTGCTGCCGTTGTCGGGCGCGGCCACGGTCCACTGCGGGGGCTCCGCCCCGGACCCCGGGCCCGATCCAGCCCCGCCGGCGTCCGAGGCGCGGGGGTCTGGGGGCGGAGCCCGCGGCAGCGGCCCGCAGGTCTTCGAACTGCGCGGGCGGGCCGGGGTGTTCGACGGGCCGAGCGACTTCGCCTACCTGCCCCGGGACGGGCATGCGGAGGTCACCTCCGCCGACGGCGGGCGCTTCGCCCTCGCGGGGGCACGGTGCGACAACGCGCTGCCGGCCCGGTACGGACCGGCCGAGGCCGTCCCCGTCGAGCTGCGCGGCGCCGGCCAGTGCTCCCGCCAGGTCAACAACTTCGCCGCCGCCGGCCCGGCCGGCTTCGCGTGCGACCGGCTCATCGCCGTCGAGGTGCTCACCCCCGGCGGGAACTGGTCCTCCTACCCGCCCCACAAGCACGACGAGCACCACCCCGGCGAGGAGTCCCGTCTCGAAGAGATCTACTACTTCGAGATCGCCCCGCACGGGGACACCCCCGGCCTCGGCTACCAGCGCGTATCGCCCTCCCCGGCCGGGAAGACCGACGTCCTCGCGGAGGTGCGCACCGGCGACGCCGTGCTCATCCCGGACGGCTGGCACGGGCCCTCCATCGCCGCCCCCGGCCACGACATGTACTACCTCAACGTGATGGCGGGCCCGGGCGCGTCCCGCGAGTGGCTGATCCGGGACCACCCCGACCACGGCTGGATCCGCGCCACCTGGCCGGGGCAGGACATCGACCCCCGGCTGCCCTACCCCAAGGCCCCCGAGACGGCCCCGCAGACGGAGGCACCCCGATGA
- a CDS encoding heavy-metal-associated domain-containing protein, translating into MTAETDTQTTTVYRVTGMTCGHCEGAVTTELSALAGVSSVKAVAATGEVTVTSAAPLADEDVRAAVDEAGYEFTGRV; encoded by the coding sequence ATGACCGCCGAGACGGACACCCAGACCACCACCGTCTACCGGGTGACCGGCATGACCTGCGGGCACTGCGAGGGCGCGGTGACCACCGAGCTCTCCGCGCTGGCGGGCGTCAGCTCGGTCAAGGCCGTCGCCGCGACCGGCGAGGTCACCGTGACCTCCGCCGCCCCGCTGGCCGACGAGGACGTACGCGCCGCCGTGGACGAGGCGGGCTACGAGTTCACCGGCCGGGTCTGA
- a CDS encoding WxL protein peptidoglycan domain-containing protein, with the protein MRTRIRLRLRTSSYGLLAGLLLLGAGLLPAAAARAADNGTWGVFPTPAAGAAMTDRAYFFHQGAAGSTVQDSATIVNSSDQDLTFQVFATDAMNTPVGGAFALLPVETEPVDVGAWIALPPETATTVTVPAKGRKDVPFTVKVPADATPGDHVGGIVALNTAVEGVRQEGKVQVGVKRSVGARLYFRVPGPVTPGLSVEDVRVSRSAPLLPWVKDARATVSYALVNRGNVVVEPKVALSAEGLFGREVLSRPAPELKLTLLPGRRVELTEPWPDAPQLDWVTLTVTAGAAAHPDLAPRSTADFVAVPWPAAGAALVLTGAGAACWVLRRRRPASADRPEPAPDLARAR; encoded by the coding sequence ATGCGCACCCGCATCCGCCTCCGCCTCCGCACCTCTTCGTACGGTCTGCTCGCCGGCCTGCTGCTGCTGGGCGCGGGCCTGCTCCCCGCCGCCGCCGCGAGGGCGGCGGACAACGGGACGTGGGGGGTGTTCCCCACGCCCGCCGCCGGTGCGGCGATGACCGACCGCGCGTACTTCTTCCACCAGGGCGCGGCCGGGAGCACCGTCCAGGACAGCGCGACGATCGTGAACTCCTCCGACCAGGACCTGACGTTCCAGGTCTTCGCCACCGACGCGATGAACACCCCGGTGGGCGGTGCCTTCGCCCTGCTGCCGGTGGAGACCGAGCCGGTGGACGTCGGCGCGTGGATCGCGCTGCCTCCCGAGACGGCGACCACGGTGACCGTGCCGGCCAAGGGCCGCAAGGACGTCCCGTTCACGGTGAAGGTCCCGGCGGACGCGACGCCCGGCGACCACGTCGGCGGGATCGTGGCCCTGAACACGGCCGTGGAGGGCGTGCGGCAGGAGGGCAAGGTCCAGGTCGGGGTGAAGCGCTCGGTGGGCGCCCGGCTGTACTTCCGGGTGCCGGGACCGGTGACGCCCGGCCTGAGCGTGGAGGACGTACGGGTCAGCCGCTCGGCCCCGCTGCTGCCCTGGGTCAAGGACGCCCGCGCCACGGTTTCGTACGCCCTGGTCAACCGGGGCAACGTGGTCGTCGAGCCGAAGGTGGCGCTGTCGGCGGAGGGCCTGTTCGGACGGGAGGTGCTCAGCCGCCCGGCCCCCGAGCTGAAGCTGACGCTCCTGCCCGGCCGGCGCGTCGAGCTGACCGAACCGTGGCCGGACGCCCCCCAGCTGGACTGGGTGACGCTCACCGTCACGGCGGGCGCCGCGGCCCACCCCGACCTCGCTCCGCGGTCCACGGCGGACTTCGTCGCCGTCCCGTGGCCCGCCGCGGGCGCGGCCTTGGTCCTGACGGGCGCCGGCGCCGCCTGCTGGGTCCTGCGCCGCCGCCGGCCCGCGTCCGCAGACCGCCCGGAGCCCGCCCCGGACCTGGCCCGCGCCCGCTGA
- a CDS encoding GNAT family N-acetyltransferase, whose protein sequence is MDIRRARTAAELTAAEALFDGPARQDWSERFLAAPGHLMLIAYVDGVPAGMVSGVEMAHPDKGTEMCLYELSVDEGYRRRGIGRALTLALAEEAQARGCYGMWVGVDTDNEAALATYTAAGARDEGVFTMRGWPFNP, encoded by the coding sequence ATGGACATCCGCCGGGCCCGCACCGCCGCCGAGCTCACCGCCGCCGAGGCGCTCTTCGACGGACCCGCCCGCCAGGACTGGTCCGAGCGGTTCCTGGCCGCCCCGGGGCATCTGATGCTCATCGCCTACGTGGACGGCGTGCCCGCCGGAATGGTCTCCGGCGTCGAGATGGCCCACCCCGACAAGGGCACCGAGATGTGCCTGTACGAGCTCTCCGTGGACGAGGGCTACCGGCGCCGGGGGATCGGCCGCGCCCTGACCCTCGCACTGGCCGAGGAGGCCCAGGCCCGCGGCTGCTACGGCATGTGGGTGGGGGTCGACACGGACAACGAGGCGGCCCTCGCCACCTACACCGCCGCCGGGGCGCGCGACGAGGGCGTCTTCACGATGCGCGGCTGGCCCTTCAACCCGTAA